Proteins from a genomic interval of Oncorhynchus nerka isolate Pitt River linkage group LG13, Oner_Uvic_2.0, whole genome shotgun sequence:
- the LOC115140151 gene encoding dnaJ homolog subfamily B member 5-like isoform X3, which translates to MGKDYYKMLGIPKGSNEEEIKKAYRRMALKFHPDKNTDANAEDKFKEIAEAYEVLSDPKKRVIYDQLGEEGLKAGGSSGQSGVPGGSYHYTFHGDPHATFASFFGGSNPFDMFFGPHRNHHNRSNGFHSKAHNHHNDHDMETDLDEDDPFASFTHFGFPGGVNGFHGGGRRRGVKSERLAGSRRQQDLPVIHELKVSLEEIFHGCTKRMKITRRRLNPDGRSSRTEDKILNIVIKRGWKEGTKITFPKEGDETPENIPADIAFVLKDKGHAHFRRDSSNIIYTCNISLKEVFTREVCVSIILVSEDVLIKCIRHHISLSFLLTLSDSEPQAPLTAVHWCSCF; encoded by the exons ATGGGGAAGGACTACTATAAGATGCTGGGTATTCCTAAGGGTTCTAACGAGGAGGAGATCAAGAAGGCATATCGCCGCATGGCGCTGAAGTTCCACCCAGACAAGAACACAGACGCTaatgcagaggataagtttaaaGAGATCGCTGAGGCCTATGAAGTTCTGAGTGACCCCAAGAAGAGGGTCATCTACGACCAGCtaggagaggagg gtCTGAAGGCGGGGGGCAGTAGTGGTCAGTCTGGGGTTCCTGGTGGGTCATACCACTACACCTTCCATGGGGACCCCCACGCCACCTTCGCATCCTTCTTTGGCGGCTCCAACCCCTTCGACATGTTCTTCGGACCGCACCGCAACCACCATAACCGCTCCAACGGCTTCCACTCCAAGGCCCACAACCACCACAATGATCATGACATGGAAACCGACTTGGATGAGGATGACCCCTTCGCCTCTTTCACACACTTCGGCTTCCCCGGGGGGGTCAACGGCTTCCATGGCGGGGGCAGGAGGAGGGGAGTGAAGTCAGAACGTCTGGCGGGTTCCAGGAGGCAGCAGGACCTCCCGGTGATCCATGAGCTGAAGGTGTCTCTGGAGGAGATCTTCCATGGTTGCACCAAGCGGATGAAGATCACCAGGAGGAGGCTGAACCCCGATGGCAGGAGCAGCCGGACGGAGGATAAGATCCTGAACATCGTGATAAaaaggggatggaaggagggcACCAAGATCACCTTCCCTAAGGAGGGGGATGAGACACCAGAGAACATTCCAGCAGACATCGCCTTTGTGCTCAAAGACAAAGGACATGCCCACTTTAGGAGGGACAGCTCCAATATCATCTACACCTGCAATATCAGTCTGAAGGAG GTTTTCACAAGGGAAGTGTGTGTGAGTATTATTTTAGTAAGTGAGGATGTTCTAATAAAGTGCATCAGacatca
- the LOC115140151 gene encoding dnaJ homolog subfamily B member 5-like isoform X1, with amino-acid sequence MGKDYYKMLGIPKGSNEEEIKKAYRRMALKFHPDKNTDANAEDKFKEIAEAYEVLSDPKKRVIYDQLGEEGLKAGGSSGQSGVPGGSYHYTFHGDPHATFASFFGGSNPFDMFFGPHRNHHNRSNGFHSKAHNHHNDHDMETDLDEDDPFASFTHFGFPGGVNGFHGGGRRRGVKSERLAGSRRQQDLPVIHELKVSLEEIFHGCTKRMKITRRRLNPDGRSSRTEDKILNIVIKRGWKEGTKITFPKEGDETPENIPADIAFVLKDKGHAHFRRDSSNIIYTCNISLKEVGSVCCSVCLSLSFFLDFSHSLFPQIPIQKTGCLWHCFVQATKHFFFSLCLFHSPSIHKYLTEHSRRTGGLWYYPVQTIVFLYFILNTHSFYLPLGFHKGSVCEYYFSK; translated from the exons ATGGGGAAGGACTACTATAAGATGCTGGGTATTCCTAAGGGTTCTAACGAGGAGGAGATCAAGAAGGCATATCGCCGCATGGCGCTGAAGTTCCACCCAGACAAGAACACAGACGCTaatgcagaggataagtttaaaGAGATCGCTGAGGCCTATGAAGTTCTGAGTGACCCCAAGAAGAGGGTCATCTACGACCAGCtaggagaggagg gtCTGAAGGCGGGGGGCAGTAGTGGTCAGTCTGGGGTTCCTGGTGGGTCATACCACTACACCTTCCATGGGGACCCCCACGCCACCTTCGCATCCTTCTTTGGCGGCTCCAACCCCTTCGACATGTTCTTCGGACCGCACCGCAACCACCATAACCGCTCCAACGGCTTCCACTCCAAGGCCCACAACCACCACAATGATCATGACATGGAAACCGACTTGGATGAGGATGACCCCTTCGCCTCTTTCACACACTTCGGCTTCCCCGGGGGGGTCAACGGCTTCCATGGCGGGGGCAGGAGGAGGGGAGTGAAGTCAGAACGTCTGGCGGGTTCCAGGAGGCAGCAGGACCTCCCGGTGATCCATGAGCTGAAGGTGTCTCTGGAGGAGATCTTCCATGGTTGCACCAAGCGGATGAAGATCACCAGGAGGAGGCTGAACCCCGATGGCAGGAGCAGCCGGACGGAGGATAAGATCCTGAACATCGTGATAAaaaggggatggaaggagggcACCAAGATCACCTTCCCTAAGGAGGGGGATGAGACACCAGAGAACATTCCAGCAGACATCGCCTTTGTGCTCAAAGACAAAGGACATGCCCACTTTAGGAGGGACAGCTCCAATATCATCTACACCTGCAATATCAGTCTGAAGGAGGTAGGATCtgtctgttgctctgtctgcctgtcaCTGTCTTTCTTTCTTGATTTCTCACACAGCCTATTTCCACAAATACCTATACAGAAAACTGGCTGCCTGTGGCATTGCTTTGTCCAGGCTACAAAAcacttctttttttctctctgcctctttcactctccctctatccACAAATACCTGACAGAACACTCACgcagaactggaggcctgtggtaTTACCCTGTTCAGACGATagtatttctttattttattttaaacacTCACTCTTTCTATCTACCTCTAGGTTTTCACAAGGGAAGTGTGTGTGAGTATTATTTTAGTAAGTGA
- the riok2 gene encoding serine/threonine-protein kinase RIO2, translating to MGKLNVVVLRYLSRDDFRVLTAVEMGMKNHEVVPVSLISSIASLRHGGCNKILRELVKHKIVAYERTKMVHGYRLNYGGYDYLALKTFCSREILLSVGNQMGVGKESDIYIVASPEGEQYALKLHRLGRTSFRNLKNKRDYHKHRKNMSWLYLSRLSAMKEYAYMKALYERGFPVPKPIDYNRHAVVMELINGYPLCQVRELEDPSSMYNDVMELIVKLANHGLIHGDFNEFNLMLDDHDHVTMIDFPQMVSTTHFNAEWYFDRDVKCIRDFFAKRYNYESELYPTFKDIRRSVSLDVEISASGFTKDFERDAALLDPKGPDGEEEEDEGEEDEGEEEEDMENTMDMEEYRHAILELEGLKVSDTEIHTETGNKDGERDPGRGGGEQRETDPEAVMGGLCEEREKEEEDVCPELVDLSSSNREFKPFRDSDSLLHVVEHSRRRTDSEATAGSVGSCSTIPPEVVRAKVRRQLSKQQKAAQRRRLIKGESNLVTAERRENQSNIKSSLETDGFWG from the exons ATGGGCAAATTAAATGTTGTAGTTTTGAGGTATCTGTCCAGAGATGACTTCCGTGTCCTCACAGCA GTTGAGATGGGGATGAAAAACCATGAGGTAGTTCCAGTCAGCCTCATATCCTCCATCGCCAGCCTGCGTCACGGAGGCTGCAACAAGATCCTCAGAGAGCTCGTCAAGCACAAAATAGTGGCCTACGAGCGTACTAAGA tGGTACATGGCTACCGTCTGAACTATGGGGGTTATGACTACCTTGCTTTGAAGACGTTCTGCTCTAGAGAAATACTCCTTTCTGTCGGGAACCAGATGGGAGTTGGGAAAGAGTCAG ATATCTACATCGTGGCCAGTCCAGAGGGGGAGCAGTACGCGCTGAAGCTCCACAGGCTGGGGAGGACCTCCTTCAGGAACCTGAAGAACAAGAGAGACTACCACAAACACAGGAAGAACATGTCCTGGCTTTACCTCTCACGCCTCTCGGCCATGAAGGAGTACGCCTACATGAAG GCCCTGTACGAACGAGGGTTTCCTGTCCCTAAGCCCATTGACTATAACAGACACGCTGTGGTTATGGAGCTCATCAATGGATACCCACT CTGTCAGGTGCGTGAGCTGGAAGACCCGTCCTCCATGTACAATGATGTCATGGAGCTGATAGTGAAGCTGGCCAATCATGGCCTGATCCACGGGGACTTCAATGAGTTTAACCTGATGCTGGACGACCACGATCACGTGACCATGATCGACTTCCCCCAAATGGTGTCTACCACACACTTCAATGCAGAGTG GTATTTTGACCGGGATGTCAAATGTATACGAGATTTCTTTGCCAAAAGATACAATTATGAGAGTGAGCTGTACCCAACCTTCAAAGACATCAG ACGTTCCGTTTCTCTGGACGTTGAGATCTCAGCCAGCGGCTTCACCAAAGACTTTGAGAGAGACGCAGCATTGCTTGATCCTaaaggaccagatggagaggaggaggaggacgagggagaggaggacgaaggagaggaagaggaggatatgGAGAATACAATGGACATGGAGGAGTATAGGCATGCTATATTGGAACTGGAGGGGCTCAAAGTCAgtgacacagagatacacactgagacaggaaacaaggatggagagagagacccggggagagggggaggagaacagagagagactgatccAGAGGCTGTGATGGGTGGTCTTTGtgaagagagggaaaaggaggaagaggatgtgTGTCCTGAGCTTGTCGACCTCTCCTCCTCCAACAGAGAATTCAAACCTTTCAG AGACTCAGACAGCCTGCTTCATGTGGTTGAGCACAGCAGGAGGAGGACGGACAGTGAGGCTACCGCCGGCAGTGTAGGCAGCTGCTCTACTATACCACCG gaggTGGTTCGTGCAAAGGTGCGGAGACAGCTTAGTAAGCAGCAGAAAGCAGCTCAGAGGAGACGACTGATAAAGGGAGAATCTAACCTGGtcactgcagagaggagagagaatcagAGTAACATCAAATCTAGTCTGGAGACTGATGGCTTCTGGGGCTGA